A window of Trichomycterus rosablanca isolate fTriRos1 chromosome 5, fTriRos1.hap1, whole genome shotgun sequence contains these coding sequences:
- the dcaf5 gene encoding DDB1- and CUL4-associated factor 5 gives MRGTGSGGCGMRCSMGFLSRRELFGSPLLTQDFQRRRLGGCSSLFRSDLLAHYGCVNAIEFSNNGGQWLVSGGDDRRVLLWHMEKAIQTRTKPVKLKGEHLSNIFCLAFDSTNTRVFSGGNDEQVILHDVERGDTLNVFLHDDAVYGLSVSPVNDNVFASSSDDGRVLIWDTREPPHGEPFCLANYPSAFHSVMFNPVEPRLLATANSKEGVGLWDIRKPGSSLLRYGGSLSLQSAMSVRFNSAGTQLLALRRRLPPVLYELHSRLPSFQFDNQGYFNSCTMKSCCFAGDQDQYILSGSDDFNLYMWKIPKDPEAGGRVVNGAFMVLKGHRSIVNQVRFNPYTYMICSSGVEKVIKVWSPYQQTDCEGDLEGRVEDKSRSLYTHEEYISLVLNSGSGLSHDYVSQSEQEDPRMMAFFDSLVRREIEGWSSDSDSDLSEGAIMQLHVRGRSHIRSSNHAASADPPPPTDATNAHHSDSDHSSLSSSSSSVLSGPASDNERVEPEEIGSQRMRRARSRRAFLFDIANEDSDSSGLWVDPLVRPRSPSPRENSSLSQTSSPSSSPSSSSSSSSNSDEDEAELQRSNVRQRNAARKRSNIHWPHKDSSHSLESATDYSRYPKISVNESSSASSSGEESQPIKTSSKNKRRGLASSPAPGPSSAAHGNKLKVRSHFTSLGHNPEVMERAVSRMGLRVDSGAELEAGKSSDDEAGVNGNTSAHNENCVVSTILETSQEAGPDSDSAESRTQQTFVSVKRTRLGSDEEEEPPSEKKLKT, from the exons ATGAGGGGGACCGGTTCGGGGGGCTGTGGGATGCGGTGCTCGATGGGCTTTCTGTCCCGCAGAGAGCTGTTCGGATCCCCGCTGCTCACTCAGGACTTCCAGCGCAGGAGACTGGGGGGCTGCAGCAGCCTCTTCCGCTCCGACCTGCTTGCACACTACGGCTGTGTTAATGCCATCGAGTTCTCCAACAACGGGGGGCAGTGGCTCgtctcag GTGGAGATGATCGACGTGTGCTGCTGTGGCACATGGAGAAAGCCATCCAGACCCGCACCAAACCTGTCAAACTGAAGGGAGAACATCTGTCCAACATCTTCTGTCTGGCCTTCGACAGCACTAACACCCGTGTCTTCTCTGGAG GGAATGATGAGCAGGTAATCCTACATGATGTTGAGCGTGGTGACACCCTGAACGTGTTTCTCCATGATGATGCTGTGTATGGTCTCTCTGTCAGTCCTGTTAACGATAACGTGTTTGCCAGCTCATCAGATGATGGCCGGGTTCTCATCTGGGACACACGAGAGCCCCCACACGgag AACCATTCTGCCTGGCAAATTACCCATCTGCATTCCACAGTGTGATGTTTAACCCGGTGGAACCGCGGTTACTTGCCACTGCCAACTCTAAAGAGGGCGTGGGCTTGTGGGACATCCGTAAACCAGGCAG ttctcTCTTGCGGTATGGAGGTTCTCTGTCTCTGCAGAGTGCTATGAGTGTACGCTTTAACAGTGCTGGTACTCAGTTGTTGGCGCTGCGGCGGCGTTTACCCCCCGTCCTGTACGAGCTGCACTCCCGGCTGCCCAGCTTCCAATTCGATAATCAGGGCTACTTCAACTCCTGCACCATGAAGAGCTGCTGCTTTGCTGGAGACCaggaccag TACATTCTGTCAGGTTCTGATGATTTCAATCTGTACATGTGGAAAATCCCAAAAGACCCAGAAGCAG GGGGTCGGGTGGTGAATGGAGCATTCATGGTGCTGAAGGGCCACCGTTCCATTGTTAATCAGGTCCGATTTAACCCGTACACCTATATGATCTGCTCCTCCGGCGTCGAGAAAGTCATTAAG GTGTGGAGTCCGTATCAGCAGACGGACTGTGAGGGGGATTTGGAGGGCAGGGTGGAAGATAAGTCACGCTCGCTCTACACCCACGAGGAGTACATTAGCCTGGTGCTAAACAGTGGCAGTGGCCTGTCACATGACTATGTCAGCCAATCAGAGCAGGAGGATCCACGCATGATGGCCTTCTTTGATTCGCTAGTACGGCGAGAGATTGAGGGCTGGAGCTCCGACTCGGATTCTGACCTGAGCGAGGGTGCAATTATGCAGCTGCATGTTAGGGGGCGCAGCCATATCCGCTCCTCCAATCACGCTGCCTCGGCAGATCCACCGCCACCTACTGACGCCACGAATGCTCACCATAGTGACTCAGACCACTCGTCTTTATCTTCTTCATCCTCATCTGTATTATCAGGCCCTGCATCTGATAATGAGAGGGTGGAGCCTGAGGAGATTGGGTCACAGCGTATGAGGAGGGCGAGGTCAAGACGAGCGTTTTTGTTTGACATTGCGAACGAGGACTCTGATTCCAGTGGGCTCTGGGTGGACCCGTTGGTTCGCCCACGCTCTCCAAGCCCACGTGAAAACTCCAGTCTGAGTCAAACCTCCAGCCCCAGCTCCTCGCCCAGCTCCTCGTCTAGTTCCTCCTCCAATAGCGATGAAGACGAGGCGGAGCTTCAGAGAAGCAATGTACGGCAGCGTAATGCGGCCAGAAAAAGAAGCAACATCCACTGGCCACACAAAGACTCTTCTCACTCGCTTGAAAGTGCCACAGATTACAGCCGTTATCCAAAAATTTCAGTTAATGAATCATCGTCTGCTTCTTCCTCTGGAGAAGAAAGCCAGCCAATCAAGACCAGCAGTAAAAATAAGAGGCGTGGCCTTGCATCTAGCCCCGCCCCTGGTCCTTCGTCAGCTGCGCATGGTAACAAGCTAAAGGTCAGAAGTCACTTCACTTCTTTAGGTCATAACCCAGAAGTCATGGAGAGGGCGGTGTCGAGAATGGGTCTCAGGGTGGATTCAGGGGCAGAGCTTGAGGCTGGAAAGAGCAGCGATGATGAAGCGGGTGTTAACGGAAACACAAGTGCTCACAATGAGAACTGCGTAGTCTCAACTATTCTGGAAACATCACAAGAGGCGGGGCCGGACTCTGACTCAGCAGAATCAAGGACCCAGCAAACCTTTGTTAGTGTGAAACGGACACGATTGGGCTCTgacgaggaggaggagcctCCATCAGAAAAAAAGCTGAAAACGTGA